Proteins found in one Vagococcus carniphilus genomic segment:
- a CDS encoding TPM domain-containing protein yields the protein MNQLSYQKRNRFIGFLLIVFFTVLIGFTTSAFAESDNIFVEDNANILSNEDKTAIKNMNEYDFANLPGKPQYVVVTLNNLDGYDSIEDYAEKKFQHLGIGNKELDNGFLFVISVEDRKYRLETGYGVEDVITDSMKDSVVPDEATDLLKDEKYGQAVMFISRNVQNLVNEKYGDVEAAKRLIEEEKARDKKIAISVMFAFLGVVAIGLLAIMWYRLRIARIRKILTKDYLGADLKGYIYIDKANQITGLGKGIKKVELPEYLAKQLNRLTNNKKEMLFSDRNEMIEWIAQYILVDGIIQYWRKAKKEAPYDVSVYLESKYLNSLKAELIPESKEFAYPVMSNPYLEGNYIGVISDYTAATTEKHQRALKISKDNKRFIEKMCEQFLSEKGVRLSRVNNDLQVALMVYYFLRSKDLSNPNLLQEITINTQELAKSYRFAEKKRKEIASDQKQKALDDLTNMTLGSYYMQSMIWSSYHSGGGSSGGGGGSSFGGGSSGGGGFSGGW from the coding sequence CTTATAGGCTTTACAACAAGTGCTTTTGCTGAATCAGACAATATTTTTGTTGAGGATAACGCTAATATTTTATCGAACGAAGATAAGACAGCTATTAAAAATATGAATGAGTATGACTTTGCTAATTTGCCTGGAAAACCTCAATATGTTGTTGTTACTTTAAACAATTTAGATGGTTATGATTCAATTGAAGATTATGCAGAAAAAAAATTCCAACATTTGGGTATTGGTAATAAAGAATTAGATAATGGATTTTTATTCGTTATCTCTGTTGAGGATAGAAAATATCGCTTGGAAACAGGTTACGGAGTTGAAGACGTCATAACAGATAGTATGAAGGATTCTGTTGTGCCAGATGAGGCAACTGATCTTTTGAAAGATGAAAAATATGGCCAAGCGGTTATGTTTATTTCAAGAAATGTTCAAAACTTAGTTAACGAAAAATACGGGGACGTTGAAGCAGCTAAACGATTAATAGAAGAAGAAAAAGCAAGAGATAAAAAAATAGCTATTAGTGTTATGTTTGCTTTCTTAGGTGTTGTCGCAATAGGACTTCTTGCTATTATGTGGTATCGTTTAAGAATTGCTAGAATCCGAAAAATACTAACTAAAGACTACTTAGGAGCTGATTTGAAGGGCTATATTTATATTGATAAAGCCAACCAAATAACAGGGCTAGGTAAAGGTATAAAAAAAGTTGAACTTCCTGAATATCTAGCAAAACAGTTGAATCGTTTAACTAATAATAAAAAAGAAATGCTATTCTCAGATCGAAATGAAATGATTGAGTGGATAGCTCAATATATCTTAGTAGATGGAATTATCCAGTATTGGAGAAAAGCTAAAAAAGAAGCGCCTTATGATGTCTCAGTTTACTTAGAAAGTAAATATTTAAATTCACTTAAAGCAGAATTAATTCCTGAGAGTAAAGAGTTTGCTTATCCAGTGATGAGTAACCCTTACTTAGAAGGAAACTACATTGGCGTAATCAGTGACTACACAGCAGCTACAACAGAGAAACATCAAAGAGCTTTAAAAATTTCAAAAGATAATAAACGTTTTATTGAAAAGATGTGTGAACAATTTTTAAGTGAGAAAGGTGTACGCTTAAGTAGGGTTAACAACGACCTTCAAGTAGCACTAATGGTCTACTATTTCTTAAGAAGTAAAGATTTATCCAATCCAAATCTTCTTCAAGAGATTACTATTAATACACAAGAATTAGCTAAGTCATATCGATTTGCAGAGAAGAAACGTAAAGAAATAGCAAGTGATCAAAAGCAAAAAGCTTTGGATGACTTAACTAATATGACACTAGGTTCTTATTACATGCAGTCGATGATTTGGTCAAGTTACCATAGTGGTGGCGGTTCATCAGGTGGAGGCGGAGGTTCTTCATTTGGCGGAGGCTCATCAGGTGGCGGAGGCTTTTCTGGTGGATGGTAA